In Methanofastidiosum sp., one DNA window encodes the following:
- a CDS encoding amino acid ABC transporter permease, protein MVGLGFQIDLFVRILPELLRGAAITIQLTAFSVAIGTLIGLFMGIARISHYKIFSVPSALYVEFIRGTPLLVQIMIVYYGLPALGLNLDQYTSGILALSINSGAYIAEIFKAGIKSIKKGQTEASISLGLNYMQTMRYVILPQATRNILPALGNEFIALLKDSSLVSVIAISELLRRGMIVYSRTYDAWTPLLGVALIYLCITIPLSRAVQYIEKRWEILD, encoded by the coding sequence GTGGTGGGACTTGGATTTCAAATTGATTTATTTGTAAGAATATTGCCTGAATTACTTAGGGGTGCAGCTATTACAATACAACTAACTGCATTCTCAGTAGCTATAGGTACTTTAATTGGACTTTTTATGGGTATTGCAAGAATATCCCATTACAAGATTTTCAGTGTGCCTTCTGCACTTTATGTTGAATTTATTCGAGGAACACCACTATTGGTCCAAATAATGATAGTTTACTATGGATTACCTGCTTTAGGATTAAATCTTGACCAGTATACTTCGGGTATCTTGGCTTTATCCATTAATAGTGGAGCTTATATCGCCGAGATATTCAAAGCAGGAATCAAATCAATTAAAAAAGGGCAAACAGAAGCCTCAATCTCCCTAGGATTAAATTATATGCAGACGATGAGGTACGTAATACTGCCCCAAGCAACTAGGAATATACTTCCTGCTTTGGGTAATGAATTTATTGCATTATTAAAGGACTCTTCGCTTGTTTCAGTTATAGCCATATCTGAACTTTTAAGAAGAGGTATGATAGTCTATTCAAGGACTTATGATGCCTGGACACCACTTTTGGGTGTTGCTTTAATTTATCTTTGTATAACTATACCACTGTCAAGAGCAGTTCAATACATTGAAAAGAGGTGGGAAATCCTTGATTAA
- a CDS encoding basic amino acid ABC transporter substrate-binding protein translates to MKRIGQISIVLLLILAVVAASGCTGTKSKKLVEEGYLTIGTEAQYPPFEIRKADDSFYGFDIALGEALAKELGLKPKFVDTDFASIIASLNAGKFDVAMSAMTITEDRKKTVNFSDPYFDAGLSMAVPINSNKQTVNDLNGAIVGVQLGTTGDLYASELKNIKEIKRYAHAPDAFLDMKNGKVDAVINDDVVNKPIIAADPTSFKVVGGLLTVEQYGIAIPKENEDLLLKVNAALKKLKENGTYDQIYDQYIVNWSEE, encoded by the coding sequence ATGAAAAGAATAGGACAAATAAGCATTGTATTACTCTTGATATTGGCTGTTGTTGCAGCCAGCGGATGTACCGGTACAAAAAGTAAAAAATTAGTAGAAGAAGGATACCTTACTATCGGAACTGAGGCACAATACCCGCCCTTTGAGATAAGAAAGGCGGATGATAGTTTCTACGGTTTTGATATTGCTTTAGGTGAAGCATTAGCTAAAGAACTAGGACTTAAACCAAAATTTGTAGATACTGACTTTGCATCAATTATTGCATCGTTAAATGCAGGTAAATTTGATGTAGCAATGTCAGCAATGACCATTACTGAAGATAGAAAGAAAACAGTCAACTTCTCGGACCCTTACTTTGATGCAGGATTAAGCATGGCTGTTCCAATTAACAGTAACAAACAAACTGTTAATGATTTAAACGGAGCAATAGTCGGCGTCCAGCTTGGAACTACAGGTGATCTATACGCATCTGAGCTCAAGAATATAAAAGAAATTAAGAGATACGCTCACGCACCAGACGCTTTTCTAGATATGAAAAATGGAAAAGTAGACGCAGTAATTAATGATGACGTTGTTAACAAACCTATTATTGCAGCTGACCCTACGTCATTCAAAGTTGTCGGCGGTTTATTGACAGTAGAGCAATACGGAATTGCAATTCCAAAAGAGAATGAAGATCTACTTTTGAAAGTAAACGCAGCACTAAAGAAGCTAAAAGAAAATGGAACTTACGACCAAATATACGACCAATATATAGTTAACTGGTCTGAAGAATAA
- a CDS encoding zinc ribbon domain-containing protein yields the protein MNKGRIISLIGGIILIVAAFLPFSYFVDGLYSTFQITVAVLMNFTDSSVMQNFLLQVNPSYGMAAMILALIVAGFLLLVIGGLLAIIKKAGGSIAGPGGMIVLTIAGFLYAGALIFGFLGIGFYLGWLGAIICIIGSAISPDKDKSRINVSVNQQQNVTTNGAPISSTQSTKNSTPEYGTKYCNKCGYQNKADTSFCVNCGNRL from the coding sequence ATGAATAAAGGACGTATTATAAGTTTAATTGGGGGTATTATACTAATAGTTGCTGCTTTTTTGCCATTTTCTTATTTTGTCGATGGCTTATACTCAACTTTTCAGATTACAGTTGCAGTACTGATGAATTTTACTGATAGTTCAGTAATGCAAAACTTTCTGCTTCAAGTAAATCCATCTTATGGCATGGCCGCTATGATTTTAGCGTTAATAGTTGCAGGATTTCTATTACTTGTCATAGGTGGTTTACTTGCAATTATTAAAAAAGCAGGTGGCTCGATAGCGGGCCCTGGTGGGATGATAGTGTTGACAATAGCAGGATTTCTTTATGCAGGGGCTTTAATATTTGGGTTTTTAGGAATTGGGTTTTATTTAGGCTGGCTCGGTGCCATTATCTGCATTATAGGTAGCGCAATATCTCCGGACAAAGACAAGAGCAGAATTAATGTTTCTGTTAATCAACAGCAGAATGTAACAACTAATGGAGCACCCATCAGCTCAACTCAAAGCACAAAGAATTCAACTCCCGAATATGGCACTAAGTATTGTAATAAATGTGGATATCAAAACAAGGCAGATACTTCATTTTGTGTTAATTGTGGAAATAGACTATAA